Genomic window (Primulina eburnea isolate SZY01 chromosome 8, ASM2296580v1, whole genome shotgun sequence):
TGTTTTGACATGGATGATGATTTCTGTAAGTGCCTTCAGAAAGAAGATAAGATTGTTTACATTGCATTGCAATCAACCAGCCATACCAAACACCTACAATCACAACATAGAGCAAGAAACAGAAACTGAAAAGTAACAAAAATTTGGAGTAACAAGCCATAAAATTGCTATTTTTGGCCACTGAACTCTGAAACCCATAAAATCATGTTTTACAGGAATTCTCTGTATCATACCTCTACAAGAGAAACCTGGTTAATCGCCATCATGTCATAGATGAGGTATCTTCTTTCTCGCCGCTGTGAATCAGGCATGGTATCAATTACCATCTCTCCATCAAGTAATGTGAAATGATGATAGAATCTCTCCGTCATCTTCTTCTTGAGAAAAAtaaaaccatgaaataaaacTCATCGGCTCGAAGATTATAACCGCAGAGCTAATAAAAGCTAAAGCTATTCCCCTTTCCCCACAAGATACTTACTTCATTAGTGTGTTTGCAGGGAAATCTCATCTGGAGCCTccgaaaattaaaatttctatCAATCAAGTAACAACCATCCATAGTGATTAACATCATATATCGTGTTCCGTCAGCTTTCCAAGTTGCATAATAGTAACGTTGCCTTAGCAATTGCAAATTGTCCCTGGTTGTAACCAAAATGTATCACTACGACATTGACATTACTTCTACATAAACTAATAAAAAGTTGATTTATTTCCTCTTCAGCGACAGGGGGAGTGTCGCATGACCAGAAAAAACAATGGTAACTTTTTACCAAAGCCTTGCAAATACCCACATATCCATGTCTTAAAGTACAAAGCAACATTAAAAGTTCCATATTCAAAAGCCTATGCACTAGTAGAAAATTTATATTAACATGTCGCAGTTGTAGCGATTACACAGCTGCTTCAAAAAAATTTACACAGTTAGACTAGTGCAAGACGGAATGAACTGAAAATGAGAAATGGTAAGTTAACCCaggttatttatatttttttcctgtAAAAAATAAATGTGATAAAACCTGAGACCTGCTAAGGGAAACTGGATGTGATCCAGGAAAATGCTGAGATCCCCTAACCTGTAGAATAGGAAAATAAACATGACAATCAACCCAGAAGGAAAGGATACAGCATCCCCACACATCGCACAGGTTACAATAAAAAACATTGAAAGATCAAGCACTTCAAAAAACACTTGAGAAAATGTTAGGCAATGTAATAAATTGAAACCAGATAATACCAAAAAACCTACCCCTCCAGACAACTTTAAAAACTGATAGCAGAATTGCCTCAGCATTGTTTCTTGGTCACCAGGAATTTTATCTCCCAAAATATCATCATTCGTCAGAGTTAACTGAATCTCCTGATTCTCCTAAAATATTAACATGTTTTTAAAGGTTAAAGGGGACTGGATTTAGCTATTCACCATATGGTTTCACTTTCAATATATCTATGACTAAAAATGCACCACAGGCGATTTTAAACATATAGTTTTTTActtcttaaaaaaaatactgACATCTTGAGGAGCTGCAGAATCTCCATCATCATCGTCATCATCTGGAATTGCATCACCATTTAGATCAAAATCAGAAGATCTTTTCCACTCTGGAGTTAGGGGGCAAACAAACACATCTGGCTTCCTCTCATGATAAAAATTGTACAATTCGTCGATATAGTCTTTTTTGTATATACCCGGTGGGCGTGCATCagaaaatattctgattgcctgcAACGATGAAAACAAACTTCAAACATCATTATTCAATTCTACGAAACAAAGATGAGATGACAGTCAGCTTACCTGAGTGACGGATATAGGCCGTGACCGCATAAGATAGTGGACAATCATAAATCCAGTGCGATTATGCCCATGTGTGCAATGAACGAGAATATGCTTTTTTGGCTGCTTTTGCCTCGCAATAAATTGTGAAACCTGATAAATCACAACGTAAAACTATGAATTTCCAAGGATAAATAGAAGCACTCGTATGCCCATGAATCAAGTCCCTTGCTCAATAATCATACAGAACTAACAATATCTAAAACTTAACACGCTGCTATTATTACAAAAAAATGCTAAAAACGAATACATGTTAGACAGAGACAACATTTTAACCTAGACGTTGAAAACAAAAGCTTTGAAGGTGAAACTTCTTTAGAATCTCCAACCACATTTTCAGCTCTTATTACCTTTATCGGTTCTGAATATAACTAAAAAATTGACCCCATTACAAGTTGACTTGATAAAGTGATTTGTCAGAGGCAAGGAATGTCAATTGTGTGTAACTACAGCTGTATTTAAGAGACAACACCACCCTGCAATAATGAAAGCGTGATTGTGCTACTGATTTAAGATATTTTGATTCGCTGAACTTTCGTTGAATTACTCTAAGGAAATCGGCCTTACTTTTACGTTTCACCAACTCAAATCAGCATTACAAAGTTGAatttttatgcaaaaaaaaaaaaaaaaatacagccAGGCCAATTCAAAAGTTGTCTCACAGTGGCTTTTCAGTGCAAGGAAGAACGAGAAACAACATATTTGGAGACCACAGAATATAGTAGAGCATATGCAGCATTTGGGAAGGAAGAATCATTCCTAAAAGAGTATGATGAATCGCTTATAACTAAGGAGAACACTGTTGCAATGACTCGGGGGAGGATTAACATTTGAAGCTGAAAAGTCCTAGAACTTCATGAGCAGAATATTTATGAAGATTACAAGACGTCACTCGATCAAAGCCCTGAAGCAAAGCCTTTTACTTTAAAATTCACTCTGAATGTACAACATATTTCCTGTAAAAGAAACAGATATTTATCAAGCCGCATTCAAAATTTTCTCATTCTGTAATCCCAAACTATAGACATACACCAATATCCGGCGAGAAAGTCAGCTGACCACCTATCATCCAGAAAGGAGAAAAAAAACCAAATTCTTTACGTACAGAAATGAAAACTAATTTTAACAAGAATATTCTGTTGATTTTGTAGAAAAATGCATCCATATCCATATTACCTCATGAACAAACTTATTTACAGCCTCGTTAACTAATTTTAACAAGAATATTCTGTAAATTTTGTAGAAAAATGCATCCATATACATATTACCTCATGAACAAACTTATTTACAGCCTCATTCTCTGGCACAGAATCACGCCCCTTGCAAGCAatctaaatattaaaaaaaagtcAATAATTCAGGCAGTGATTAAAACTTCAATCCATCATTCACATAAGAGGAGAGGACCATTACCCACCTTGACATGCTTGATACCTTCTTTCTTCCAATCATTCAAATTATAATACCTACTTGAATTTGTAAGATCAATTACCAAGCCAagctggaaaaaaaaaatcagtaaaaatttcaaatcaaGATTAGGCACTGGcaaagttttaaatacatcattatttttaaaacaCCAGATATTACTTTCCATGAGTACACAAAAGATAACACAGTTTTACCTGATGGGGGCATTTTATTGATAAAAGTAACGTGCAGATTgtttaagaaataaaaattataaaatacaaGCAGCAAGGACAATCAATGTCGCATCGTTGACcaatttaattgttaaagaAACACAATGTCAATGAACTATTTCATATTTCTTCTAAACTCAAATCCATTTGCAGATCGGATGGAACCAGGAATCCTACGAAGTGTTTCAGCATGTTGCAAACACAATGAAAAAGAGATGTTATGAATAGTGTGTGATAATTCCCAAAGGTTGCACTTGGATGGAAGGATTTGATTTGGGCCAGGATTTGAAATACATCCATCAAATCCATCACAATTATCATTCCAGCAGCAAtcaaatagatttgaaattcaaattcACAACTTCAAATACCCCAATCCAAGCACACCAAAATGCCTAAGATACTATGAAGGCAGGATACAACAAACAACATATATGCATGTGTAGTGCGTATATGTCAAGAATGGAAAATATTAAGCACATCAATCACTAGTATCGGGCAAGCATGCATCATAACACCATCATTTGAGTATACAATAAAATCAACAATAACTTATTAACTGAAAATTTCAGTAAAATTCAAGCATCTTTCTATGGGTTGCCTATCACAATCCAGAAGTATAACATTTTCAACAGCTTAACAAAACACCAGTGACCATTCAACAGACAATTCAAATATTCACATGTGCACCCAAAATTGCATAAGCTCTAGTCAGTGAAtctattttaatgaaaaatgatATTAAGTATCATATCCTTACTAACCTTTCTCCCTAAAACTCTCTGTTGATGAATAACTTGCCTGTAGGAGTATCTTTTACCAGGATAAATATAGTCATTAAATGATTCACCTAACGGAACTTTTGAAGGGATCAAACCACATATTTCTTGTCCAACCGCAGGGCAGTCCAACCAACCTTCCATGTGACGGATTAAAAATTACAGAAAACGATAGCATTAATATGATTAAACATGATAGTAACGCCAAAGGACTGAGAACAGAAACACCAGTTACAGTGCACAGCAAACCTAACATAAAAGGtccaaagaaatttttttaaaatatcaaaccTCACAAATACCGTCCCTACCCCCAAATCCCAATATCCCATCCGACATTGAGGACATACAGCAACATTCATAGAAAAATAGCCAGAAAGATCCAATCTACATACAATAATACCCCAGAAAGTTTCCTTCCTTAGCCCCCATTAAATAAGTGAAGAAAAGCAAAGGAAAGAAAAATGGCTGACCAGCCATTAACACAGACATTGCTCTCAGAATCAACTATATGTATTAAACCCATCCAAACGAACCATACTTTGGTCTCTGGATCTGCCAAGATTAAacaattaagtatttaaataaGAAACTTAACGTGCGTCGAACAATTTCAACAAACTTTTTGGTTGACAGCCAAATGGAAAAAGATTTATAAAAAGCCACTTATGGCCACTCGATACCCACTGCACTGACTGCAGCATGGTGCCATGTCACCGAAGAGGAGAAAATTATCCTTGAAACATAACCGACTAAAATTTTTACCTGGAGGGAGTTTATCGTTAGGTCTCTGCTTCTTCACTTGATACCTATCATCTCTCTGATATGGCTGAGATCCATAGGAAGGTCTGTCATCAGGGCGTTGCCTTCGAAGACGTTGAATCCTTTCCTCACGTTCCTGATGCCCAAAGAAAAACAAAACATTGTGGGATGTCAGCAGCGATGATTCAGATTTTAACGTAAGAAAAAAGAGAACTGTATCTCTATGAAATCATATGCCAAATTCCTGATTATTTTTGCTACCTCTTACCATAATTGTCAAAGGCGAGTGCCTCGCCACCTTGTGCCTAGGGTCATCCCAGGCATAGCGATTCACTAAGATGAGCCCAAGTGCTCGACTGAACTAGCCTTGGAAGTAAAGCGTGCCTTAGTGAATTTTTTTAATCTCGCCTGAACTAGCCTTGGAAGTTCACTTAGGGgcgcttgaattttttttaattacttgtttaaaacaaaAAACCCAAACCAAAACCCTAGTAACCCAGCGCTCCAATGCTGAAATCAGAAGAAGAGAGCGCTGAACAGAAGAAAGAAGTGAGGGCATCTACATCTAAAACAATCAGAAAAAGACCGATTTCACATCTTTTGGATGACGAGGAAAAAATCGATGTTGATCAAGAAAATTACAAAGACCAAAAAGAATACAAGTCCGACAGTTCTGAAAATTCTGATGATTCGATGAAAAAAGATGAACTTGATTTGGATAATTAAGAATTTTCATAATGTTACTAATTACTATGAAATTATTAactatttttttgttttgaatgacattgtgatttaattatttcatattttaatatatttactctaaaataaatatatttttacaaaCATTAAAAATGTTCGCCTTGCTTGATAAAGGACGCACCTCGCCTCGCCTTGCACCTCACGCTCCATGGCGCTTGTGCGCCTGGGTGCGCCCTTGACAACTACGTCTCTCACTTGAAATCAAAAACATTTtaccaaaaaaatattgaaaaaatacTCAGCAAAAACTATATACAAATAAAATTTGCAAGttgaaagaaaagaaactcgaCATGAAGATGGGCATAGAAGCTGAAGTGCAATTCACCAAGCCAATTGCTAACCAAAGTAAGGATGACATTTGCCTTCTTCTTAGCCTACCTATCAATTAGTCATTGGTgttaaaaagaaataaaatacaatTATTTTTAAGTAGAGTACCATGGTGATGAAGTTTCAAAACACCACATACAATCAAAAAGCATTAATACTCATTCATAAGTCTACTTTTCCTCGGTAATAATTTGTTCAATTCAAAAAGTATGAACAAGTACAATCTTAACACTGGCATGATACTTAATCAGCATTAACAATATTGTGCTTCTGGAGAGAAGATCATCAAATTTGTAAGCGAATGAAAAACTAAGCACACTATCGATATGTCATATATTGAAGGAGTAAAGTATAAGGCAGAGATACCCGACGTAAAAGCTGAACAGCAGTCTCCCCATGTTCCACTTGTTCATTGTATCTCACATGTTCTTCTAGCGCATAATCTTCTTTCAACTGCGGTTCAGAAAACACTTCCTCATCTTCAGGTTCAGGGGATGCATTCAAGTCCATCCTGGAAATCATTTAAATTCAATTACAAGCATTTTCTGACAATGAAGACTGCGGAAATTATTTAGCAATTTTTGCCATAAgcaaataataatgaatatgTGGTAAGCCGAATAAGTGCATCTTGCCTCAAAACATTATCATAATTGACCAGAAGCATCATGGATCAAATTCCATCCTGGAGAAACTTACACCCCCTTCTCTCATGGTAAATAAACCATTATACTACCAAAATCTCATTAAGAACTAGCCTCTAATGCGGCAATTTTTTCACAGTAAATCAACAAACCATTCAGATATAAACAAGTTGAACTCATCAAATAAAGCTCCCAATCCATTCTGGTCACTTATGTATACCCCTTTCAATAACTCATTTCTCCCCTTTCCAAGCTACACCCACCTTAATAGTGTGGGGTATTTGTAAGGATTTACCAATTATTTATCGTCCTATATAGACTCTAAGGAGTAGGACAAACATCAGGTCCTGATTAAAACAAAACAAAGCAACGATACTCTAGAAATCTGCCAACAAACATCCAACACCTGCAATTATCAAAAGCATATGAATTTCCAGATTTTAAGTAAATTACACGTTAATGATGCAAAAATAGTCTGAAAAACATCCAATAAATTCCAACCAACATCAAAGTGAAATTTCGGCAAGTCCAACAGCACAAGTTAATCCAATTTAAGCCCAATCCCACCATGAGTGTCGACAGAATTTCATGCAAAAATGGTACGAACAGAAAAATGTCAACTAAATGCCCAGAGGAAAAGCCATCAACGTAAGTTGATCAACGTTACTCACATTCTCGAAGTTAAGAAAATCAATACGGCACCACGCCATAATTTCACTTAATTCTCATTTTCATAAGCTGTCTTAATGCAAAGCTTTAAAAACAAGAAATTACTCGGACTATCAACTTTCTTCCTCTGTGAGTACAGACAAACACCGACAACTTTCTTCTGCAACCAAGAACGGattcataaaaacatatatcCTTTCATTCTCTGAACAGAAATACAAATCccataagaaaaaaaaatcattaaaacaaCATTCTTCAAAGGGCAAGGACATGCCACAAAGGTGAAAGTTCAAGCACAAAACAACCGTCAATAGCTTAAAGCAGCAATGGACATCCACCCCAAACGCGACAAAGCGAAAAACAGTCCCAACCTGAAGCAAAAGAGAGCGAAAAATCGAAACGACTGCGCATCAATTTTCAACCGAAAGCCTTGGCAACACCAAACAGAATCCTCCGTCAAGACAAACCAATAAAAAAAGGTTTGCTCTTCAATTCCTCGCACAACTTAAAACCCTACAATTGAGTGACTTTCACATCATACTTCGACTTCCAAAAAAAACCTATACAGAAAAACCAGCCGCACTGGAGAGGCACAAAGATCGCGAGATTCAATTCAtgataatatgattaaaaacaTCAAGGGAAAAGGGGgtttgataaatatatatataatataaatataggaagccgttatatatatatatatatatatagcaatcGACGAGGGGAGAGGGGTGGCTGCGGTATTTAAGAAGAAAGTCTGTAGAGAGCGTGTTTGGTAAGAGAGtctcttttattattttaagtaattgtgtgttaatcataataatttaaaataatgataaatatacgaGAAATATATGGTACATCGATATTTATAACAATTATATTATGAAAGTTGTTAGATtttatattgaatttttttagattttgataaattaatttttttatgtggTAAGAATTGTTGTACAAATCTTGTTGTACATGTTTTTTATACATGTATAATGACTCAATAGTCCATTAATGATCAAACTTTGCATACAATAATGGAAGTAATTTATATCTATAACATGTTATTAAGAACTAGATTTATAGAATAAACTATTTTAGGTCttctaattttgttaaaaaaaattaaaccagATATTTTCCTCATAAAATGTTTGtatatatcatatttttatgatatagcAATTCTTAGAGTAACTAATTTTCATATCTAAAATATAACCATTTTTTTCCCTTAGTACCTTATTTGATTAaaggtaaaataaaaatttggatATGGAATTTGATGAAAAAACTATTTCAACATAATTAcactttatataaaatattgtatGCTTAAAAGTGCACTTTATATTGAAATTTGGTGCAATACATACGTCATGTTCAagaaagtaataattttttgaaattttgatgtACGAAATATATTAGATTTGGACTTGTTAGGAGTAGATATAGGCAATAATTATTGATACCTGGTCAATGAATATAtggtaaattttaatataaaaataaatattgtttgggAGGTATTATTGTATAGGAGCATGTTTGTATCTAATTTTATGTTTGAATTTTTActcttaatataatttattttctaGTAAAAGTTTGTGTAGCCAAGCCTAGAACACATGGGGCGATATACTTTCTTTTGTAGCATAAACCACTGTATTTTCTATGCTAAAAAAAGCACTAGTTTATCCGGTTAGAGTGACCAAAGCTTATTTGGTATTTCctaaaatatatacataattTTAACATGATTTATGCAGCGTGAAATCCAATGGGATACTTCATTGATGCGGTTTTGAAAGTCGCCAATTTCAAGTTTCGCCAACCACGAAAGAAAGGGAAGAAATGTTAATTAACATTGGGAGATTTGCGATAAAGCAAACAAGTCAAATATGATCAAGCTCAAATTTAGATTATCAATTGGATTCGGAGTTACTGTCTACAACACTAATTATCAAAGACACGTTATAAAATCAAACTTTATGGAAACCGTACATGAGCTACCAGAAAGAAAATCCAGGCCCTTTATTTAATGTTCTATGACTATCTGCTCAAAACATCGCCAATGATCTTAAAAGGAGAAACAAAATTTACGAGGAAACATCCAAGGCATGTAAAAACAAGAAATGTGCTGAATAAGAAGCCGATCTTCCCTCTGCCGACTTCATATGTTCGCTAACAAATCCAGGGTTGCAGTAGATTAAACAGAAGTTCAAGAAAGTTATCTCCAGCATGCTAGTTCTTTTAGGCCGATTCGGGCAAGCACGTCACAATTGCATGAAACATGTCACCTGTAGAACAACTGGTTCATCAGTACTCAAAGGAAACTACATATATTGGAACTGAGTAATCGACAGATAATGTGAATGGTGTGTACTTACATCAGACAAAGCTGCGGTTTGATTCCAAATTGACTTTCACCGGTAATTCGTCAGTCTTAGACTGGTTATCTTCTTCGCCCAAACCTGCATCGGATCCTACTGAAGATTCAGTGGTTTCAGCTATCTCAGACACCATCTTCTcgtgtttttcttttaattctgGGGAGTTTATAGCCCCCATGATGGCCTGCCTGAGTTCTGCCTCCAAAGCCTCAATCTTACTTTTTGAGTCTGGATCTTCTGAATTACCAGCTTTTGCCACTTCTATCTTTAGCAGTTCAATCCTGTCTTTCAAACCTGATGAATTGACAACATCATCTATGATCATATTAACTTCTTCGTTGAAAGCTTCTATTTTTGCCTTGGCTTCTGGGACAGCACGTGGGTTTACTTGCAAACCCATGGATCCAAGAACAGCCTTAAATTCGGAGTCCAACTCTTCTTGCAATTGCGAAACCTTTTCTTTTAGCTTCTGGTTTGAACCGATATCCGACAATCCTGACTCAGAAATATCAGCTTTCAGCGTCTCTATCTTCTGTTTCATATCAGACCGATCCACGAGTTCCCTGAATTTCTTATTTATTTCCAGTCTCATTTCATCTTTTTCGGTGCTACTTTTTGAGGGATTCAAAGCCTTGGATAACTCTTTCAGTATATCAAGCTTATATTTCAAGCTGGAGTAATTAGGAGCTGAAGGAAGctttttgtcaaactcatcCTTAAGCAGTTCAATCTTTTCTTTCAACGCAGGATGTGCAAGCTGGTCCTGCACATTCCGCGCTTTTGCAATTTCTTCTCGCACCATCAAAATTTTGTCTTCCATACCTATACCTTTTGCAGCCTCATCATACTCGTAATCAATCTCTCTTTTCAATTTCTCTACCATCTCTTTCAATCCTGTCTCTGGAATCTCTGAGGGTGATTTACTGGCTTCCAAGATCCGCAGTTTCAGTTTTTCTACCTCATCCCTCAATTCCGATTCTGAGGTCTTGCTTATCTGTACTATgggttcttctttctttttcatATTGACCTTCCTTTTGGGATCTATTGGAATTCCCTCCTGGAATCCACCAAGTTTCCGGAATTTTTGAGCCCTGTGTTTTAGTAGTATTTCTGTATCCATTTTTACAAGTTCCTGTATACACCAGAAACATCTTAGTCCCCTGATTATCCATCCGTTCAAAAACTAATTATAATGTAGGAGGAATATCCTACTTCCATAGATTCAACAATTGCAGTTTTTAACTGTTGTGAGGTCCAGTAAGGATCTGCATGTGCACCACCAAGAGGTTCCTACAACGAGCCACAAATATTTATCATTTGATGGTAAGGTTAAAATGGAAATTATAACAGCGCCGATATTTGAAACCTGAAGCACAGGATTAAGCACATGATTAAGGTATATGACGAAAGAACAATCTAAGAAGGAATATTAATTCGTATAATGAAGCTGTCGCATGGATTTTCCAACTAGAACCTTATGTTAAAACAAAATAactgttttttttaagaaaataaactgtattttcaGTATACAAAATTGAGAGATAATTTTAGGACATTGAATAGTGGGACAAAATGGCATGAAAGTAGAAAATAATAAGTAAAA
Coding sequences:
- the LOC140839927 gene encoding acetyl-coenzyme A carboxylase carboxyl transferase subunit alpha, chloroplastic-like — protein: MASMTPSPVSFIGDSASKPTALDLHRSSNNGVFGVPLKALGRAKLGAKRRGFTVSAKVRKVKRHEYPWPEDPDPNVKGGILSHLSPFKPLKEKPKPVTLDFEKPLMDLQKKIIDVQKMANETGLDFSDQLISLENKYQQALKDLYTHLTPIQRVNIARHPNRPTFLDHVFNITDKFVELHGDRAGYDDPAVVTGLGTINGRCYMFMGHQKGRNTKENIQRNFGMPTPHGYRKALRMMYYADHHGFPIVTFIDTPGAYADLKSEELGQGEAIAQNLRTMFGLKVPIVSIVIGEGGSGGALAIGCANKLLMLENAVFYVASPEACAAILWKTAKASPKAAEKLKITSRELMKLEIADGVIPEPLGGAHADPYWTSQQLKTAIVESMEELVKMDTEILLKHRAQKFRKLGGFQEGIPIDPKRKVNMKKKEEPIVQISKTSESELRDEVEKLKLRILEASKSPSEIPETGLKEMVEKLKREIDYEYDEAAKGIGMEDKILMVREEIAKARNVQDQLAHPALKEKIELLKDEFDKKLPSAPNYSSLKYKLDILKELSKALNPSKSSTEKDEMRLEINKKFRELVDRSDMKQKIETLKADISESGLSDIGSNQKLKEKVSQLQEELDSEFKAVLGSMGLQVNPRAVPEAKAKIEAFNEEVNMIIDDVVNSSGLKDRIELLKIEVAKAGNSEDPDSKSKIEALEAELRQAIMGAINSPELKEKHEKMVSEIAETTESSVGSDAGLGEEDNQSKTDELPVKVNLESNRSFV